The following DNA comes from Sinorhizobium mexicanum.
TTGGCCGAGCTTCAGCAACAGGGTCTGGTGCGCCATATTGGGCTGAGCAACGTTACGGCTGCGCAGGTTACGGAAGGACGCCGGATCTGCGACATCGTCTGCGTGCAGAACCACTATAATCTGGCGCATCGCGCAGATGATGCCCTGATCGACGATCTCGCTCGCGACGGCATCGCCTACGTCCCTTTCTTCCCGCTTGGCGGGTTCACTCCATTGCAGTCGTCCACCTTGTCCGATGTCGCAAAGCGCCTGGACGCGACGCCGATGCAGGTCGCACTCGCATGGCTGCTTCATCGCGGGCCCAACATTCTTCTGATCCCCGGCACCTCGTCCGTCGCGCATCTGCATGAGAACATCGCCGCGGCCGACATCGCTCTCTCGGATGATGCGCTCAAGGCACTGGACGACATGGCGGAAGGCTCCAGCTTCGGCTAGCAATCCGAGGCTCGAACGCGATCGCACTTTTTCGCAAACGGCTTTCTTAGGCTCCCGGCGACTACGCTCCTCAGGCGCCTCGAATGCCACTCCGAACGTCGCCGTGATAGCGCTGGAGCAACTGGCTCAGCTCCTGTCGACGTGGCCGAGATCGCGCTCCGGCTCGATCACGTCGCGGATCCGCTGCTTCAACTCCTTCGGCCCGGGGAAGCCGCCGTCGCGCTTGCGTTCCCAGACGAGCCCGCCATCGACGCGGATCTCGAAATTGCCGCCGGTCCCGGGGATCAGCGCGACTTCGCCGAGCGAATCGCCAAAGGTCGACAGCAGCTCCTGCGCCATCCAGCCGGCGCGAAGCAGCCAGTTGCATTGGGTGCAGTAAAGGATCGTGACGCGAGGCTTTTCACTCATCTCATGCTTCCTGTTTTGCATTAGATTCAAACATATCGGCGCGTCGGGGTCACAACAACGGGGCTTTCACGGACAGATCACATACATGTCAACTTTTAGAGTCATGTTTTTATCGGAGGGAGCCTTGAATTGCGAACGGCGCCCGGCGAGAGAATTGCTGCAGTGCAACCGATTCCAGAGGAAATCATGACCGACACCACCGCTACGACCGACCGCCCGCGTGCGATCCTGCCGGCACTCGAAAAGATCTACCTGCCGCTCGACACCTTCGCCGAGACGCTGCTGCGCGTCCTCGCGGGTGCGCTGCTCGTCACCCACGGTTACGGCAAGATCATCAATCCCTTTGGTGCCGTCGGCATGGTGGAAGGCCTGGGCTTTTATCCGGGCGTCTTCTGGTCGCCGCTCCTCTCTGCCACCGAATTCTTCGGCGGCATCTTCATCGCCGTCGGCTTCCTGACCCGCCCTGCCGCGTTCGCGGCCACCATCGTGCTGCTGGTCACCGTCTATTTCCATGGCATCGTGCAGGGCCAGGGGCTCGGCGGCGCCGAGAAATCGATCCTTTGGGCTGCAATCACCTTCTTCTTTGCCGTTCGTGGCGCCAACAGCCAGTCGGTCGACGCCAAGCTCGGCAAGCAGTTCTGATCTCTTGCCTTTTGACGCGGCCGCTCGTCGGCCGCGTCTCGCCTTCTCACGATCAATATTATCGGGCGACGCTGCGGATCGTCATGCGATGCGCCTTTCCCGCCCGGTCGAGCCAGTCGATCGACTGTCCGACGGAAAGGCCGATCAGCGCCGCGCCGATCGGCGTCAACACCGAAATCCTGCCCGCTTCGATGTCGGCTTCGCCGGGATAGACCAGGGTCACTTCCTTCGCAAAACCATTGTCGGCATCGAAGGCGACGGTCGAGCCCATCTGCACGCTGTCCTTCGGCAAATCATGTGCGGCGACGCGCGCCCGTTCGAGTTCCGAAAGCAGCGCTTCGGCGACGTCGGGTAGGCGGTCGAGTGCCGACGTGGCGAGTGCTGTAAGGCGCGCATGGTCTTCGGCATTGATGACGATCGGTGGAAGTTTGTTGCGGTTTGCTGTGTCCGCCATGATGATATCCGTGCTTGTGCGCATGGCTGCCTACGCGCGTGTTTCCTCGAATCCGAATTTGAGGAAACATGCAGCAATTCAGAGTGCCGCAGCGTGCTTGCGCGCCTAACACGGCGCGCGGCGCTGCAGAGGCGCCATGATCGCGATTGTTCCTGTGAAATGTTTTTTGCGCTCGCCGCACTTTAAGTCTGTGGATGGCCGCAGACGGTCTCGATGCGAAAGGCTCCCCTTCCCCGGAGAGCGCACGCGTCCGGGCCGGGGTCAAGTTCCTGCGATAGGGCAGACCCTGAAAGAACAACAGAAATGGATCGCAAGCGTCGACATGGCCCAAAGGTCGGAAAGTTCGCCGACGAAGTCAAGGCCGGCGATCGTCTCTTGAACGGTAGCGGCGGCCGTGGTCAACCTAGCCCGGCGGCACGCCGGTGGGCTTTCGAGCTCCCGCCGCCATGCGATCTCGTGATCGAGGAGGTTTGGTCATGAACGAAGCGATCGAGGGCGGCTGCTTTTGCGGGCGCATCCGCTACCGGTTGAAGGCGCGCCCGATGTTCGTCCATTGTTGCCACTGCAGCGATTGCCAGCGGCAGGTGGGAAGCGCTTTCGCGATCAACGGCCTCGTCGAGGCGGAAAACGTCGAGCTGCTCAAGGGCGAGCCCGTGATGGTCACCTTGCCGACCGACAGCGGCCGCCCGCACGACGTCTATCGCTGTCCCGACTGCCAGTCGGCGCTCTGGAGCGACTACGGCCGGCGCAAATGGCTTTCTTTCGTGCGCGTCGCAACGCTCGACCGGCCGTCGGATTTTCCGCCGCACGTGCACATCTATACGCGCTCGAAACTCGACTGGGTGGTGCTGCCGGCGGGCGCCAAGGCTTTCGAGGAATATTACGACATGCAGGCGCTGTGGCCGAAGGAGAGCCTGGAGCGGCGCGCTCGTGCACACGCCAA
Coding sequences within:
- a CDS encoding SelT/SelW/SelH family protein, which gives rise to MSEKPRVTILYCTQCNWLLRAGWMAQELLSTFGDSLGEVALIPGTGGNFEIRVDGGLVWERKRDGGFPGPKELKQRIRDVIEPERDLGHVDRS
- a CDS encoding DoxX family protein, whose amino-acid sequence is MTDTTATTDRPRAILPALEKIYLPLDTFAETLLRVLAGALLVTHGYGKIINPFGAVGMVEGLGFYPGVFWSPLLSATEFFGGIFIAVGFLTRPAAFAATIVLLVTVYFHGIVQGQGLGGAEKSILWAAITFFFAVRGANSQSVDAKLGKQF
- a CDS encoding GFA family protein, producing MNEAIEGGCFCGRIRYRLKARPMFVHCCHCSDCQRQVGSAFAINGLVEAENVELLKGEPVMVTLPTDSGRPHDVYRCPDCQSALWSDYGRRKWLSFVRVATLDRPSDFPPHVHIYTRSKLDWVVLPAGAKAFEEYYDMQALWPKESLERRARAHAKANG
- the rnk gene encoding nucleoside diphosphate kinase regulator → MADTANRNKLPPIVINAEDHARLTALATSALDRLPDVAEALLSELERARVAAHDLPKDSVQMGSTVAFDADNGFAKEVTLVYPGEADIEAGRISVLTPIGAALIGLSVGQSIDWLDRAGKAHRMTIRSVAR